The genomic interval CGGGACGGACCAGCTCATCAGCGAGACGCTCCTCATCGGGAACTCGCGGGACCGCTGAGCGGTCCCCGGCCGCGTCCGTTCTCTCCTCCCCTCACGACACGCCGTACCGACGCGTCAGGACCCGCCGGCGTTCTCGCGAGTGGAGCGGTCGCCGTCCTCGTTCCGCCCGCGGCCCCTGTCGTCGTCTGTCGCGGCCGCCTCGCGCCGGTCGCGTTCGAGCGTGTCCGGCTCGGGCTCGTCGCCAGCGACCGTTCGTGGGTCGTCGGCGTCGACGGCGCTCACGGCGTAGTAGGCGGCGTCGTCCGGGACGAAGACGGTGAGCGACACGTCGCGCTTCTCGCCCGCGTCGAGGTCGTAGGCGCGGCTCTCTACCGTCCGCGAGACGGTGCCGTCGTCGTCGTGGAACGCCGTCAGCACCGTCGCGGCGCGCGACTCGCCCTGGTTGACGAGGACGCCCTCCACGTCGACCGTCTCGCCTCGCTGCCGTTCGAGGTCGACGGCCGTCCCGTTGCGGGCGAGTCGAGGGTCGGCGATGTCGACCGTGTCGCTCGCGCTCTGCCGGGAGGTGCGGTACTGGCGGATGCGGTTCTCGACCGCTTCGGCGTACATGTCGGCGTCGCCGGAGAGGCGTTCGCGTAGCGCGAGGACGTCGTCCTCGACGTCGCTCACGACGGAGTCGCTCGCCTCGTCGTGCTCCGCGAGCCGGTCGAGGTCCGCGCGGATGGCGTCGACGTCGTCGCTCACGTCGGCGTCCGCCTCGCGTTCGATGTCGTCGAGCGCGTCGCGCACGTCGAGAAGCGGTGGCAACTGCCCCTCGTCCTCGCTGGCGTTGGACATGGACCACGCTACTCGCGTGCGTCGGTTAGGCGTTTACCTTACCTCCCGTCGTGTACCGACCGTACCCCTTGATGTGGTACGGTACCGCACCTCTCGGTCGTGGTGCCGGCCGACCGGGTGAACTCCTCGTGCGCTCCCGGTACCCTTTTGCTCCGAGTGAGAGAACCCCCGACAATCAATGACGATGGAGGAGCGCATCGAGGAGTTGCGCGAGCGGAAACAGCGTGCCGAACTCGGCGGCGGCGAAGACCGCATCGAGTCCCAGCACGACAAGGGCAAGATGACCGCTCGCGAGCGTATCGACTACTTCCTCGACGACGGTACCTTCGAGGAGATGGACCAACTGCGGACCCACCGCGCGAAGAAGTTCGGGCTGGAGGACCGCCAGATACCGGGTGACGGCATCGTCACGGGGTACGGCGAGGTGGACGGCCGGACCGTCTTCGTGTTCGCTCACGACTTCACCGTCTTCGGCGGGTCGCTCGGCGAGGTGTTCGCCGAGAAGCAGTGCAAGGTGATGGACAAGGCGATGGAGGTGGGCGCACCCCTCGTCGGGCTGAACGACTCGGCGGGCGCGCGCATCCAGGAGGGCGTCGCCGCCCTCGGCGGCTACGCCGACGTCTTCCACCGCAACCAGCAGGCCAGCGGCGTCGTCCCGCAGATATCGTCGGTCATGGGTCCCTGCGCGGGCGGGTCGGTGTACTCCCCCGCCATCACGGACTTCATCTTCATGGTGCAGGACACCAGCCACATGTTCATCACCGGTCCGGACGTCATCGAGACGGTCACCGGTGAGGAGGTCGGCTTCGACGAACTCGGCGGCGCGCAGACCCACACCGCGAAGTCCGGCGTGGCACACTTCTCGGAGGCGAACGAGGAGGAGGCGCTCGACGACATCCGCCACCTCCTGTCGTACCTGCCGTCGAACAACGTCGAGGACCCGCCGCGCGTCGACCCGTGGGACGACCCCGACCGGGCCGACGAGCACCTGAACGAGATCGTCCCCGACAGCCCGCAGAAACCGTACGACATGCACGAGGTCATCGACGGCGTCCTCGACGAGGGCTCCTTCTTCGGGGTCCAGGAGGAGTACGCCCGGAACATGGTCGTCGGCTTCGCCCGACTCGACGGGCACTCCGTCGGCGTCGTCGGCAACCAGCCACGGGCGAACGCCGGGACGCTGGACATCGACGCGTCGCTGAAGGGCGCGCGGTTCGTCCGGTTCTGCGACGCGTTCAATATCCCCATCGTGACGTTCGTCGACGTGCCCGGCTTCATGCCCGGCACCGACCAGGAACACGGCGGCATCATCAAACACGGCGCGAAACTACTGTACGCCTTCTCGGAGGCGACCGTCCCGCTCATGACCGT from Halomarina salina carries:
- a CDS encoding acyl-CoA carboxylase subunit beta encodes the protein MEERIEELRERKQRAELGGGEDRIESQHDKGKMTARERIDYFLDDGTFEEMDQLRTHRAKKFGLEDRQIPGDGIVTGYGEVDGRTVFVFAHDFTVFGGSLGEVFAEKQCKVMDKAMEVGAPLVGLNDSAGARIQEGVAALGGYADVFHRNQQASGVVPQISSVMGPCAGGSVYSPAITDFIFMVQDTSHMFITGPDVIETVTGEEVGFDELGGAQTHTAKSGVAHFSEANEEEALDDIRHLLSYLPSNNVEDPPRVDPWDDPDRADEHLNEIVPDSPQKPYDMHEVIDGVLDEGSFFGVQEEYARNMVVGFARLDGHSVGVVGNQPRANAGTLDIDASLKGARFVRFCDAFNIPIVTFVDVPGFMPGTDQEHGGIIKHGAKLLYAFSEATVPLMTVITRKAYGGAYCVMASKHIGADVNYAWPTAEIAVVGPQGAVNILYRGELNEADDPDERRQELIDEYREEFANPYTAADRGYVDDVVEPPKTRQRLIRDLEMLRSKRVDAPSRKHGNIPL